A single window of Variovorax sp. RA8 DNA harbors:
- a CDS encoding ABC transporter substrate-binding protein — translation MKASCAGWLARLALWMAALLAGAGATAQPVLRIATEGTYPPWSYKDAQGRLQGWDVDIANALCEKMKVRCEIVAQDWDGIIPGLLAHKYDAIVASMAVTEQRRQRVDFTNKYKSTVSRFVARKGTPPDVSPDALRGKAVGVQRGSIQAGYLAAHYKGSDIKLYNTPQAAELDLLAGRVDYIFGNMVTYHVGFLKQAEARDFDFVGPELKGGLLGEGNAIAVRKNSPHLLQQLNGALAAILADGTYDRITARYFPFKLM, via the coding sequence ATGAAGGCATCTTGTGCAGGTTGGCTTGCGCGCCTGGCGTTGTGGATGGCGGCGTTGCTCGCAGGCGCCGGTGCGACAGCGCAGCCGGTGCTGCGCATCGCCACCGAGGGGACCTATCCGCCATGGAGCTACAAGGACGCGCAGGGCCGGCTGCAGGGCTGGGACGTGGACATCGCGAACGCCCTCTGCGAAAAGATGAAGGTCCGCTGCGAGATCGTGGCGCAGGACTGGGACGGCATCATTCCCGGCCTGCTCGCGCACAAGTACGACGCGATCGTCGCGAGCATGGCGGTGACCGAGCAGCGGCGCCAGCGGGTCGACTTCACGAACAAGTACAAGAGCACGGTCTCGCGCTTCGTCGCCCGCAAGGGCACGCCGCCGGACGTCTCGCCGGACGCGCTCAGGGGCAAGGCGGTCGGCGTGCAGCGCGGCTCGATCCAGGCCGGCTACCTCGCGGCGCACTACAAGGGGAGCGACATCAAGCTCTACAACACGCCGCAGGCCGCAGAGCTGGACCTGCTTGCCGGGCGCGTGGACTACATCTTCGGCAACATGGTGACCTACCACGTCGGCTTTCTCAAGCAGGCCGAGGCCAGGGACTTCGACTTCGTCGGCCCCGAGCTCAAAGGCGGGCTGCTCGGGGAAGGCAACGCCATCGCCGTTCGCAAGAACTCGCCGCACCTGCTGCAGCAGCTCAACGGTGCGCTGGCGGCCATCCTTGCCGACGGCACGTATGACCGCATCACGGCCCGGTACTTTCCATTCAAGCTGATGTGA
- a CDS encoding ABC transporter permease subunit (The N-terminal region of this protein, as described by TIGR01726, is a three transmembrane segment that identifies a subfamily of ABC transporter permease subunits, which specificities that include histidine, arginine, glutamine, glutamate, L-cystine (sic), the opines (in Agrobacterium) octopine and nopaline, etc.), which yields MDLQGFGGQLWIGAWMTLQLALCALALGLGFGAIGCWLQRSPNPVGAALGYGYSAVARGVPDLLLIFLVYFGGLHGLPALLGRPVDVGAFAAGTLALALSFGAFASEVFRGALNAVSRTQREAAAVLGLGRFGAFLTVVAPQALRTGLAPCGNQAIVLLKQTSLVSVIGCDELMRKAAEAAVGTRQPFTVYLAAAGLYLVLTTLATVALELAERRACRHARTEP from the coding sequence ATGGACCTTCAGGGGTTTGGCGGCCAGCTCTGGATCGGTGCATGGATGACCTTGCAACTGGCGCTTTGTGCGCTCGCGCTCGGCCTGGGGTTCGGCGCGATCGGCTGCTGGCTGCAGCGCAGCCCCAATCCGGTGGGTGCGGCACTCGGCTACGGCTATTCGGCGGTGGCGCGCGGCGTGCCGGATCTTCTGCTCATCTTCCTCGTCTACTTCGGTGGCCTGCACGGGCTGCCCGCGCTGCTCGGTCGTCCGGTGGACGTCGGCGCCTTCGCCGCGGGCACACTCGCGCTGGCGCTGTCCTTCGGCGCCTTCGCCTCGGAGGTGTTCCGGGGGGCCTTGAATGCCGTCTCCCGCACGCAGCGCGAGGCCGCGGCGGTGCTGGGGCTCGGCCGCTTCGGCGCATTCCTCACCGTGGTGGCACCGCAGGCACTGCGCACGGGCCTGGCCCCATGCGGGAATCAGGCCATCGTGCTGCTCAAGCAGACCTCGCTGGTCTCGGTGATCGGGTGCGACGAGCTGATGCGCAAGGCCGCCGAGGCGGCGGTCGGCACCCGTCAACCTTTCACCGTCTATCTTGCGGCAGCCGGCCTCTATCTGGTGCTCACCACGCTGGCAACCGTCGCGCTGGAGCTTGCGGAGCGTCGCGCCTG